In Curtobacterium sp. TC1, the following proteins share a genomic window:
- a CDS encoding ABC transporter permease, with translation MTTVLYLTRRVLQALAVILIVTIVVFCLLHALPGGPARGVLGVSATPAQITAFNQAQGLDQALPVQYLRFLGRLLTGDLGTSYTLNEPVSQLIAERLPKTLVLTGISAVLGLVVAIPVGMLQAARRNGAVDYAATALAFVFYSTPAFFLGLVLIIVFSQQLPWLPSQAPSGNTLAEVFQDPAGLVLPVVTGALAMIAVFSRYMRASTLENLQEDYVRTARAGGASTMTILRRHVFRNSLTPVVAMLGYYLPVLFGGALVTEQLFNYPGMGLLFWNAAQSSDYPTLLGCVLVISIATVIGTLLADVAQSLIDPRVKASRA, from the coding sequence ATGACCACAGTCCTCTACCTCACCAGGCGCGTCCTGCAGGCGCTCGCGGTGATCCTCATCGTCACGATCGTGGTGTTCTGCCTGCTGCACGCGCTGCCCGGCGGACCCGCCCGCGGTGTCCTCGGCGTCTCGGCCACGCCCGCGCAGATCACCGCGTTCAACCAGGCGCAGGGACTCGACCAGGCCCTGCCGGTGCAGTACCTGCGCTTCCTCGGCCGCCTGCTCACGGGTGACCTCGGCACCTCGTACACGCTCAACGAACCGGTGTCGCAGCTCATCGCCGAGCGCCTGCCGAAGACCCTCGTCCTCACCGGCATCTCCGCCGTCCTCGGCCTCGTCGTCGCGATCCCGGTCGGCATGCTCCAGGCAGCCCGCCGCAACGGCGCGGTCGACTACGCCGCCACCGCGCTGGCCTTCGTCTTCTACTCGACGCCGGCCTTCTTCCTCGGCCTCGTCCTGATCATCGTGTTCAGCCAGCAGCTGCCGTGGCTGCCGTCGCAGGCGCCGAGCGGCAACACCCTCGCCGAGGTGTTCCAGGACCCGGCCGGGCTCGTCCTGCCCGTCGTCACCGGAGCGCTCGCGATGATCGCCGTGTTCAGCCGGTACATGCGGGCCTCGACCCTCGAGAACCTGCAGGAGGACTACGTCCGCACCGCCCGCGCCGGGGGAGCGTCGACGATGACGATCCTGCGCCGCCACGTGTTCCGGAACTCGCTGACGCCCGTCGTCGCGATGCTCGGCTACTACCTGCCCGTGCTGTTCGGCGGTGCCCTCGTCACGGAGCAGCTCTTCAACTACCCCGGCATGGGGCTCCTGTTCTGGAACGCGGCGCAGTCGTCGGACTACCCGACGCTGCTCGGCTGTGTCCTCGTCATCTCCATCGCGACCGTCATCGGCACCCTGCTCGCTGACGTCGCGCAGTCATTGATCGATCCCCGAGTGAAGGCGAGCCGAGCATGA
- a CDS encoding ABC transporter permease, whose translation MSAVQLAPEAPGAPVTVAATGFRLAARRFRGNTLAVIGLAVIVVIVLFCFVGPFLYPTDQTHTLLEQANQGPSAAHWLGTDAVGHDVLGRLMYGGKVSLMVGIAAGVLATVVGTLWGSVAGYVGGWVDALMMRVVDAGIAIPALFILLVISAITTPGVAGLILILGLVSWLVPSRLIRAETLTLKNRDYVLTLRAIGGSHARAIGKHLLPNSVSTIVVAATFQVADAILLVAYVSYLGLGVQPPATDWGGMLSAGLTAAYSGRWWLIVPPGLAVILIVCAFNAVGDGLRDAFDVRGR comes from the coding sequence ATGAGCGCCGTACAACTGGCACCCGAAGCCCCGGGCGCGCCCGTCACGGTCGCGGCCACCGGGTTCCGGCTCGCCGCCCGCCGGTTCCGCGGCAACACGCTCGCCGTGATCGGCCTGGCCGTGATCGTCGTCATCGTCCTGTTCTGCTTCGTCGGGCCGTTCCTGTACCCGACGGACCAGACCCACACCCTGCTCGAGCAGGCCAACCAGGGTCCGAGCGCCGCGCACTGGCTCGGCACCGACGCCGTCGGCCACGACGTGCTCGGCCGGCTGATGTACGGCGGCAAGGTCTCGCTCATGGTCGGCATCGCCGCCGGGGTCCTGGCCACGGTCGTCGGCACCCTGTGGGGTTCGGTCGCCGGGTACGTCGGCGGCTGGGTCGACGCGCTGATGATGCGCGTCGTCGACGCGGGCATCGCGATCCCGGCGCTGTTCATCCTGCTCGTCATCTCGGCCATCACGACCCCCGGCGTCGCCGGGCTCATCCTGATCCTCGGTCTGGTGTCGTGGCTGGTGCCCTCCCGCCTGATCCGCGCCGAGACCCTGACGCTGAAGAACCGCGACTACGTGCTGACGCTGCGCGCGATCGGCGGCTCGCACGCCCGCGCCATCGGCAAGCACCTGCTGCCGAACTCGGTGTCCACGATCGTCGTCGCCGCCACCTTCCAGGTCGCCGACGCGATCCTGCTCGTCGCCTACGTCTCGTACCTCGGCCTCGGCGTGCAGCCGCCCGCGACGGACTGGGGCGGCATGCTCTCGGCGGGACTCACCGCCGCGTACTCCGGACGCTGGTGGCTCATCGTGCCGCCGGGTCTGGCCGTGATCCTGATCGTCTGCGCGTTCAACGCCGTGGGCGACGGGCTCCGGGACGCCTTCGACGTGAGGGGCCGCTGA
- a CDS encoding dipeptide ABC transporter ATP-binding protein, with the protein MTTEPILRTSDLGVSFSTESGTVSAVRGVSLTVAPGETLALVGESGSGKSTVALAAMGLLSGNATATGSAEVAGHQVVGAPEPSLRALRGSTVSMVFQEPATALDPLTRVGAQIAEVIRNHRDVSASAAAAEAVDLLRRVGIPSPEQRARSFPFQLSGGQRQRVVIAMAIANSPKLLIADEPTTALDVTVQAEILELLRKLAVDTGTGVLLVTHNMGVVADFADRVAVMLQGEIVETGGVEDVLLRPEHEYTKRLLAAVPRLDVAGDRPAAPVGAGSADAAAGRPGAAPVVDLRDVSVTFGRGARAVQALQGIDIAVHAGETVGLVGESGSGKSTAARVALGLIKPTSGTVSLFGQDLRSAKGRDRRALRSGIGVVLQDPVASLDARMSVAECIAEPLAVHRRGMSSADRRRRIDEVLDAVRLPRTLASRAPRELSGGQRQRVSLARALVLEPRLLVADEPTSALDVSVQETVLEVLGELQDDLGFACLFVSHDLAVVQHFAERVVVMRQGVVEEQGTTGTTLLHPTTDYTRRLLAAVPVPDPVLQRQRRTERLASLAAVTA; encoded by the coding sequence ATGACCACCGAACCGATCCTGCGGACGTCCGACCTCGGCGTCTCCTTCAGCACCGAGTCCGGCACCGTGTCGGCCGTGCGGGGCGTGTCCCTGACGGTCGCCCCCGGCGAGACGCTCGCCCTGGTCGGCGAGTCCGGGTCCGGCAAGTCCACCGTGGCGCTCGCCGCGATGGGCCTGCTCTCCGGCAACGCGACCGCGACGGGCAGCGCCGAGGTCGCGGGACACCAGGTGGTGGGCGCCCCCGAACCGTCGCTCCGTGCACTGCGGGGCTCCACGGTGTCGATGGTCTTCCAGGAGCCGGCGACCGCCCTCGACCCGCTCACCCGGGTCGGCGCGCAGATCGCCGAGGTGATCCGGAACCACCGCGACGTCTCCGCGTCCGCCGCCGCGGCCGAGGCCGTCGACCTGCTCCGCCGCGTCGGGATCCCCTCGCCGGAGCAGCGGGCGCGGTCGTTCCCCTTCCAGCTGTCCGGCGGGCAGCGGCAGCGCGTGGTGATCGCGATGGCGATCGCGAACTCGCCGAAACTGCTCATCGCGGACGAGCCGACGACCGCGCTCGACGTGACGGTGCAGGCCGAGATCCTCGAACTGCTCCGGAAGCTCGCCGTCGACACCGGCACGGGCGTCCTGCTCGTGACGCACAACATGGGCGTCGTCGCGGACTTCGCGGACCGCGTCGCGGTCATGCTGCAGGGCGAGATCGTCGAGACCGGCGGCGTCGAGGACGTCCTGCTCCGCCCGGAGCACGAGTACACCAAGCGGCTGCTCGCCGCGGTGCCGCGGCTCGACGTGGCGGGCGACCGTCCCGCCGCTCCGGTCGGCGCGGGCTCCGCTGACGCGGCGGCCGGGAGGCCCGGTGCGGCCCCGGTGGTCGACCTGCGGGACGTCTCGGTGACCTTCGGGCGCGGGGCGCGCGCCGTCCAGGCGTTGCAGGGGATCGACATCGCCGTGCACGCGGGCGAGACGGTCGGCCTGGTCGGCGAGTCCGGCTCCGGCAAGTCCACCGCGGCCCGGGTGGCGCTCGGGCTCATCAAGCCGACGTCCGGCACGGTCTCGCTGTTCGGACAGGACCTGCGCAGCGCCAAGGGTCGTGACCGTCGGGCACTCCGGTCCGGCATCGGCGTCGTGCTGCAGGACCCCGTGGCCTCGCTCGACGCCCGGATGTCCGTCGCGGAGTGCATCGCCGAACCGCTCGCCGTGCACCGCCGTGGCATGTCGTCGGCGGACCGTCGCCGCCGGATCGACGAGGTGCTCGACGCCGTCCGGCTGCCGCGGACCCTGGCGTCCCGGGCCCCGCGTGAGCTCTCGGGTGGGCAGCGTCAGCGGGTCTCGCTGGCCCGTGCCCTGGTGCTCGAGCCGCGGTTGCTCGTCGCCGACGAACCGACCTCGGCGCTCGACGTCAGCGTGCAGGAGACCGTGCTCGAGGTCCTCGGCGAGCTGCAGGACGACCTGGGCTTCGCGTGCCTGTTCGTCTCGCACGACCTGGCCGTGGTGCAGCACTTCGCCGAGCGCGTCGTCGTGATGCGCCAGGGGGTCGTCGAGGAGCAGGGCACCACCGGCACGACGCTCCTGCATCCCACCACCGACTACACGCGACGCCTGCTCGCCGCCGTGCCGGTGCCGGACCCCGTCCTGCAACGGCAGCGGCGGACCGAGCGCCTCGCCTCGCTCGCGGCGGTGACCGCGTGA
- a CDS encoding ROK family protein: protein MTRVIAGVDVGGTNTKVVLTTPDLEVVDRVDLPTPAHAGGAAIVTAAVGAVTGLLVRHRASLAGVGVGAAGVVDAATGTVLVTGNSFTGWAGYGVTRAVNDALGVPATLDNDVNAFLLGEIATGAVAGESDVLGMTLGTGVGGAFVLGGRLFAGPRGAAGEIGHVPGFGDALCTCGQVGHLETIAGARGIADRYAERSGRRLSARDVAVAARAGDTDAAAVFQAAGWGLARAALLTAGILDVTTIVIGGGIARSWDLLEPAITAAIAAEPPVSGATIRLAQSTLGSDAVALGAASQVRALVLEAEPA, encoded by the coding sequence GTGACCCGGGTGATCGCCGGCGTCGACGTCGGCGGCACGAACACCAAGGTCGTCCTGACGACCCCGGACCTCGAGGTCGTCGACCGCGTCGACCTGCCGACGCCCGCCCACGCGGGCGGGGCGGCGATCGTGACGGCCGCCGTCGGGGCGGTGACGGGCCTGCTCGTCCGGCACCGGGCCTCCTTGGCGGGTGTCGGGGTGGGCGCGGCCGGCGTGGTCGACGCGGCCACGGGCACCGTCCTGGTGACGGGCAACTCGTTCACCGGCTGGGCCGGTTACGGCGTGACCCGCGCGGTCAACGACGCCCTCGGCGTGCCGGCGACGCTCGACAACGACGTGAACGCGTTCCTGCTCGGCGAGATCGCCACCGGCGCCGTCGCGGGGGAGTCCGACGTGCTCGGGATGACCCTCGGCACCGGGGTCGGCGGTGCGTTCGTGCTCGGCGGACGGCTGTTCGCGGGGCCGCGCGGCGCCGCCGGAGAGATCGGCCACGTGCCGGGCTTCGGCGACGCGCTGTGCACCTGCGGACAGGTCGGACACCTCGAGACCATCGCGGGCGCCCGCGGCATCGCCGACCGGTACGCCGAACGATCCGGCCGGCGGCTGTCGGCGCGCGACGTCGCGGTCGCCGCACGTGCCGGTGACACGGACGCCGCGGCCGTGTTCCAGGCCGCGGGGTGGGGACTGGCGCGCGCCGCCCTGCTCACCGCGGGCATCCTCGACGTCACGACGATCGTGATCGGGGGTGGCATCGCGCGGTCGTGGGACCTGCTCGAACCGGCCATCACCGCGGCGATCGCGGCCGAGCCCCCGGTGAGCGGCGCGACGATCCGCCTGGCGCAGTCGACCCTCGGGTCGGACGCCGTCGCGCTCGGCGCCGCGTCGCAGGTGCGCGCGCTGGTGCTCGAGGCCGAGCCGGCGTAG
- a CDS encoding HupE/UreJ family protein — MPSGTSVALLRPRPVRPSRAAALIARVVAVLLLLGVVVVGVLAGASPASAHGFSSVVYAKVTSTEPTVVHAELGLEYDLMLVSVATSEHDDPLHTQGQAAWDDGDFPGMVSAAEAHTDAIGKYVSDRFTVTGAGGQRCTAVLGKTVTVDLQDEVPYAHLTADFTCPEPSETQTGHVVRSTLFPDSETFVRDTKTIVTYDVDAKQGSATLDAAQPSFSTEQSAGQRFWEFFRLGAEHLLTGIDHILFLVALIAGSRRLREVVYTASAFTIAHSITFILAALGVVSPPAIVVEPLIALSIAAVAGWYLWRLWRRRSRADELVVGTHGHFSLDRAGWTRLAVVFAFGLIHGLGFAGALGIHEAFSWQLLVSLLIFNVGIEAVQLAIIVIVFPPLSLLRRKAHRVSLWVTGAVTAGVFVMGMIWFVERLAAG, encoded by the coding sequence GTGCCTTCCGGAACCTCCGTCGCGCTCCTGCGCCCCCGCCCCGTCCGTCCGTCCCGCGCCGCCGCGCTGATCGCCCGGGTCGTCGCCGTGCTCCTGCTGCTCGGGGTGGTCGTCGTCGGCGTGCTGGCCGGGGCGTCGCCGGCATCGGCACACGGCTTCAGCTCGGTCGTCTACGCGAAGGTGACGTCGACGGAACCGACGGTCGTGCACGCGGAGCTCGGGCTCGAGTACGACCTGATGCTGGTGTCGGTCGCCACCAGCGAGCACGACGACCCCCTGCACACGCAGGGCCAGGCGGCCTGGGACGACGGCGACTTCCCCGGCATGGTGTCGGCGGCGGAGGCGCACACCGACGCCATCGGGAAGTACGTGTCCGACCGGTTCACGGTGACGGGGGCCGGCGGGCAGCGCTGCACGGCCGTGCTCGGGAAGACCGTGACGGTCGACCTGCAGGACGAGGTGCCGTACGCCCACCTGACGGCCGACTTCACCTGCCCCGAGCCGTCGGAGACGCAGACCGGACACGTCGTCCGGTCGACGCTGTTCCCGGACAGCGAGACCTTCGTGCGGGACACCAAGACGATCGTCACCTACGACGTCGACGCGAAGCAGGGGTCGGCGACACTCGACGCCGCGCAGCCGTCGTTCTCGACCGAGCAGTCGGCGGGGCAGCGCTTCTGGGAGTTCTTCCGCCTCGGCGCCGAGCACCTGCTGACCGGGATCGACCACATCCTGTTCCTCGTCGCGCTCATCGCCGGTTCACGACGTCTGCGCGAAGTGGTCTACACCGCGTCGGCGTTCACGATCGCGCACTCGATCACGTTCATCCTCGCCGCGCTCGGGGTGGTGAGCCCGCCCGCCATCGTCGTCGAGCCGCTCATCGCCCTGTCCATCGCGGCAGTGGCCGGCTGGTACCTGTGGCGGCTCTGGCGGCGCCGGTCGCGGGCGGACGAACTCGTGGTCGGTACGCACGGGCACTTCTCGCTCGACCGAGCCGGCTGGACGCGCCTGGCCGTCGTCTTCGCGTTCGGGCTGATCCACGGACTCGGGTTCGCCGGGGCGCTGGGCATCCACGAGGCGTTCTCGTGGCAACTGCTCGTGTCGCTCCTCATCTTCAACGTCGGCATCGAGGCGGTGCAGCTCGCGATCATCGTCATCGTGTTCCCGCCGCTGTCCCTCCTGCGCCGGAAGGCCCACCGTGTCTCGCTCTGGGTCACCGGAGCCGTCACCGCCGGGGTGTTCGTGATGGGGATGATCTGGTTCGTCGAGCGCCTCGCTGCAGGATGA
- a CDS encoding Ig-like domain repeat protein, protein MSLLSGATTRRRTTTLRVCGAVLGAALIAGASMVGTNAATAATNTPTTNISTGGPIHILLGVGATESQRIASWYFPTNVAQSLEIQKTASMTDGVFTDAKSTIAASRAANTAVDTSTTDSNTKNIDGIAAESGYINAHATISDLEPNTSYTYHVGAADGSAWSASYTFTTKSFSGDFDFLFFGDPQIGSSGYVDDDGAGWADTLKYATTTEPDAELLVSGGDQIEHANNEYEWGAFADSSDVLKRYPWASTIGNHDVGGKAYEQHNQVPNSLKVPDFYPGGNTTANSGGDYWYMYKGVLFIDINSNAYAAGSDAAHVNYVRDVINRYGDDAKWTTLVYHHSIYSPADHANDKDNQQRRFDFTRAFSDMGVDLVLQGHDHSYSRSYAIKNGKKANVNEQPAAPEVFSGPGGVIYMTANSASGSKYYDLTAPDATQSGYGADPLDPTGKRHWANSVENQEHVRTFVKVSVTDEKLSVQDIRAGDCTTLNSAVQHGNVDSCGVTLQPTATADPAAIGSTVDQFDLHATLPATTTTLAVSAASQTYNAAKPATVTATIAGGIGKQQGTLTVSDGKKVLGTVPVKNSTATMTLPSALAIGTHALTAEFVNADSTFSGTDSATAKATTVTVTKAPSRTALKYSGGKATVQVKATGFTVNGTARIYQGTKRLATVTVKNGKVTSALSLKKGTHKLHAVFAGTDTLTTSTSPVQSIVIK, encoded by the coding sequence ATGAGTCTTCTGTCCGGCGCCACCACACGGCGCAGAACCACCACCCTCCGCGTGTGCGGAGCCGTCCTCGGGGCCGCGCTCATCGCCGGCGCCTCGATGGTCGGCACGAACGCCGCCACCGCGGCGACGAACACCCCCACCACCAACATCTCCACCGGCGGCCCGATCCACATCCTGCTGGGCGTCGGCGCCACCGAGAGCCAGCGCATCGCCTCGTGGTACTTCCCGACGAACGTCGCCCAGTCGCTCGAGATCCAGAAGACCGCGTCGATGACCGACGGGGTCTTCACCGACGCCAAGTCGACGATCGCCGCGTCGAGGGCCGCGAACACCGCCGTCGACACGAGCACGACGGACTCGAACACGAAGAACATCGACGGCATCGCCGCCGAGTCGGGCTACATCAACGCCCACGCCACGATCTCGGACCTCGAGCCGAACACCTCGTACACGTACCACGTCGGTGCGGCGGACGGGTCGGCATGGTCGGCGTCCTACACGTTCACCACGAAGAGCTTCTCCGGCGACTTCGACTTCCTGTTCTTCGGTGACCCGCAGATCGGTTCGTCGGGCTACGTCGACGACGACGGCGCCGGCTGGGCGGACACGCTGAAGTACGCCACGACCACCGAGCCGGACGCCGAGCTCCTGGTCTCCGGTGGCGACCAGATCGAGCACGCCAACAACGAGTACGAGTGGGGTGCGTTCGCCGACAGCAGCGACGTCCTCAAGCGCTACCCGTGGGCTTCGACCATCGGCAACCACGACGTCGGCGGCAAGGCGTACGAGCAGCACAACCAGGTGCCGAACTCGCTCAAGGTGCCGGACTTCTACCCGGGCGGCAACACCACCGCGAACTCGGGTGGCGACTACTGGTACATGTACAAGGGCGTCCTGTTCATCGACATCAACTCGAACGCCTACGCGGCCGGTTCGGACGCTGCCCACGTGAACTACGTGCGTGACGTCATCAACCGCTACGGCGACGACGCGAAGTGGACCACGCTGGTCTACCACCACTCGATCTACTCGCCGGCCGACCACGCGAACGACAAGGACAACCAGCAGCGCCGGTTCGACTTCACGCGTGCGTTCTCCGACATGGGCGTCGACCTCGTCCTGCAGGGCCACGACCACTCCTACTCGCGCAGCTACGCGATCAAGAACGGCAAGAAGGCCAACGTCAACGAGCAGCCCGCTGCTCCCGAGGTCTTCTCCGGCCCCGGCGGCGTCATCTACATGACGGCGAACTCGGCCTCCGGCTCGAAGTACTACGACCTGACCGCTCCGGACGCCACGCAGAGCGGCTACGGCGCGGACCCGCTCGACCCGACGGGCAAGCGCCACTGGGCCAACTCGGTCGAGAACCAGGAGCACGTCCGCACCTTCGTGAAGGTGTCGGTCACCGACGAGAAGCTCTCCGTGCAGGACATCCGTGCCGGTGACTGCACCACGCTCAACTCGGCGGTCCAGCACGGCAACGTCGACAGCTGCGGCGTGACGCTCCAGCCGACCGCCACCGCCGACCCGGCCGCGATCGGTTCGACGGTCGACCAGTTCGACCTGCACGCCACGCTGCCGGCGACCACCACGACGCTCGCCGTCTCCGCCGCGTCGCAGACCTACAACGCGGCGAAGCCGGCCACGGTCACCGCGACCATCGCCGGTGGCATCGGCAAGCAGCAGGGCACGCTGACGGTCTCGGACGGCAAGAAGGTCCTCGGTACCGTCCCCGTCAAGAACAGCACCGCGACCATGACGCTCCCGAGCGCCCTGGCCATCGGCACGCACGCGCTCACCGCCGAGTTCGTCAACGCGGACTCGACCTTCTCGGGCACCGACTCGGCGACCGCGAAGGCCACCACCGTCACCGTCACGAAGGCCCCGTCCCGCACGGCGCTCAAGTACAGCGGCGGCAAGGCGACCGTGCAGGTCAAGGCCACGGGCTTCACCGTCAACGGCACGGCGCGGATCTACCAGGGCACGAAGCGCCTGGCGACCGTCACCGTCAAGAACGGCAAGGTCACCTCGGCGCTCTCGCTGAAGAAGGGCACGCACAAGCTGCACGCCGTCTTCGCCGGCACCGACACCCTGACGACGAGCACCAGCCCGGTGCAGTCGATCGTCATCAAGTAA
- a CDS encoding ArnT family glycosyltransferase, producing MSGTSTVSPVRSTLLSARLRSVGRSRTDRARWERPAFLGLLVATGVLYLVGLGVNGWANSFYSAAIQAGSQSWEAFFYGSSDAANAITVDKPPAFLWVIGVSVRLFGLNLWSILVPQALMGVASVAILYRIVRRRFTASAALVAGAALAVTPVATLMFRYNNPDALLTLLVVGAIALTLRGVESGRMRWVVWAGVLVGLGFLTKQLQAFLVLPPLVGVYLYASPRPVLRRVGHLLAAAVAVVVSAGWWVAIVELVPASSRPYIGGSQTNSFLELTFGYNGLGRVTGDEDGSVVPGGWTTGAGSWGSTGLTRLFGSEFATQITWLLPTALVLLVVAVVAVGVRNRTDPRLATVLVLGTSLLTTGLVFSFMGGIFHPYYTVALAPYIAGLVGIGAGVLWQRRAVLAWRITAAVTVAVTGAWSFRLLDETASWQPWIRWVVLASAAVGTVLVLLPPRRRSIGAATVAAVLVAALLGPTAFSVQTASVAHSGAIPSAGPAVARGTGGGGATPGGTTPGGGTTPVGGTAPSGTAAGTNGPGSTPPGASTGGATRAAPPGGAANLLGGSTEVSSELVAVLSADAGDATWLAATVGSNSAASYQLATGDPVMAIGGYNGTDPAPTLAQFRSEVAAGAIHWFIAGSSSGSGSTTTSDSTTADQITAWVAANFTSTTVDGVTLYDLTAAS from the coding sequence ATGTCAGGAACGTCGACCGTCTCCCCCGTCCGTTCCACCCTGCTGTCCGCGCGACTGCGATCGGTGGGCCGCAGCCGGACGGACCGGGCGCGGTGGGAGCGACCAGCGTTCCTCGGGCTGCTCGTGGCGACCGGGGTGCTGTACCTCGTCGGTCTCGGCGTGAACGGGTGGGCGAACTCGTTCTACTCAGCCGCGATCCAGGCCGGCAGCCAGAGCTGGGAGGCGTTCTTCTACGGTTCCTCCGACGCCGCGAACGCGATCACGGTCGACAAGCCGCCGGCGTTCCTCTGGGTGATCGGGGTGTCGGTCCGGCTGTTCGGGCTGAACTTGTGGTCGATCCTCGTCCCCCAGGCGCTGATGGGCGTGGCCTCGGTGGCGATCCTGTACCGGATCGTCCGTCGCCGGTTCACGGCAAGCGCCGCGCTGGTCGCCGGAGCCGCCCTCGCCGTGACCCCGGTGGCGACGCTGATGTTCCGCTACAACAACCCGGACGCGCTCCTGACGCTCCTGGTGGTCGGGGCGATCGCGCTGACCCTGCGCGGTGTCGAGTCCGGACGGATGCGCTGGGTGGTCTGGGCCGGCGTGCTCGTCGGACTCGGGTTCCTGACGAAGCAGCTGCAGGCGTTCCTCGTGCTGCCGCCGCTGGTCGGGGTGTACCTGTACGCGTCGCCGCGGCCGGTGCTGCGACGCGTCGGCCACCTGCTGGCGGCAGCCGTTGCCGTCGTCGTGTCGGCGGGGTGGTGGGTCGCCATCGTCGAGCTCGTGCCCGCGTCGTCCCGGCCGTACATCGGCGGCTCGCAGACGAACAGCTTCCTCGAGCTCACCTTCGGGTACAACGGGCTCGGCCGGGTCACCGGCGACGAGGACGGCAGCGTGGTGCCGGGCGGGTGGACCACGGGGGCCGGGTCGTGGGGTTCGACCGGCCTGACCCGGCTGTTCGGCTCGGAGTTCGCGACGCAGATCACCTGGCTGCTGCCGACCGCCCTGGTGCTCCTCGTCGTCGCCGTGGTCGCGGTCGGCGTCCGGAACCGCACCGACCCGAGGCTCGCCACGGTCCTGGTCCTCGGGACATCGCTGCTGACGACCGGCCTGGTGTTCAGCTTCATGGGTGGGATCTTCCACCCGTACTACACGGTCGCGCTCGCACCGTACATCGCCGGACTGGTGGGCATCGGGGCCGGGGTGCTCTGGCAGCGTCGTGCGGTCCTCGCCTGGCGGATCACGGCCGCCGTCACGGTCGCGGTGACGGGGGCGTGGTCGTTCCGGCTGCTCGACGAGACGGCCTCGTGGCAGCCCTGGATCCGGTGGGTGGTGCTGGCGTCCGCGGCTGTCGGTACCGTCCTCGTGCTCCTGCCGCCCCGCCGACGGAGCATCGGCGCAGCGACCGTGGCGGCGGTGCTCGTCGCGGCGCTGCTCGGACCCACGGCGTTCTCGGTGCAGACGGCGTCCGTCGCGCACAGCGGCGCGATCCCCTCGGCCGGGCCGGCCGTCGCCCGCGGCACGGGTGGCGGCGGAGCCACGCCCGGGGGCACCACCCCCGGCGGCGGAACCACCCCCGTCGGCGGAACCGCGCCCAGTGGGACAGCGGCCGGAACGAACGGACCCGGAAGCACACCGCCCGGCGCGAGCACGGGTGGCGCGACCCGGGCCGCCCCGCCCGGAGGCGCCGCGAACCTACTCGGCGGCTCGACGGAGGTCTCGAGCGAGCTCGTCGCCGTCCTGTCCGCCGATGCCGGGGACGCCACATGGCTCGCCGCGACCGTCGGCTCCAACAGTGCCGCGAGCTACCAGCTTGCGACCGGCGACCCGGTGATGGCGATCGGCGGCTACAACGGCACGGACCCCGCCCCGACGCTCGCACAGTTCCGGTCCGAGGTCGCAGCCGGGGCGATCCACTGGTTCATCGCCGGCTCATCCTCCGGGTCCGGCTCGACCACCACCTCGGACAGCACGACTGCCGACCAGATCACGGCGTGGGTCGCGGCGAACTTCACGTCGACGACGGTGGACGGTGTGACCCTCTACGACCTCACGGCCGCCTCGTGA